One region of Candidatus Electrothrix rattekaaiensis genomic DNA includes:
- a CDS encoding efflux RND transporter permease subunit → MLSKFFLDRPVFAWVIAIIIMALGALSIYQMPIAQYPPIAPPAIAIDAFFPGASAETVENTVTQIVEQKMTGLDDMLYLSGTSSSSGASRVELTFAAGTDPDLAWAKVQNKLQLALASLPDVVQRSGVKVSKSTRNWLLIPALISEDGSMDSNDLQDYAQSNLEKVLARIPGVGEVQPFGSQYAMRIWINPDKLTSYSLTFADVMTALRSYNVEVSAGQLGGTPSEKGQRLNAPIVVQHLLQTPEEFAEIPIRINQDGSAVRVKDVGRTELAIERSDSVVRSNGRPAAGMAVRQAAGANALETATAIKKKLEEMSKFFPPSVKVIYPYDTTPFTKVSIDEVIKTLFEAIILVFIIMYVFMGNIRATIIPTIAVPVVLLGTFAVLGFAGYSVNMLTMFAMVLAIGLLVDDAIVVVENVERIMSEEGLPPKEATAKSMDEITSALIGIGLVLSAVFGPMAFFPGSTGVLYRQFSVTLIAAMSFSVIVALILTPVLCASFLRPVKAGHEPSENAIFFMRPFFKVFEWCFGGIRNLYVRFVAFSLRTKFIFIVFYLLIVALVGFLLQRMPTSYIPDEDQGMVLVQIMLPSGSTLEQTEAVVTKVRNYFLENEPEAVKNVMTISGRNFGGQGQNLAMSFVKLKDWEKRQRPDLKVKPIAGRAMGALSQIKEAKIFAFPPPPVLELGMANGFDFQLQDRGGVGHEALTAARNQLLGMAAQDSRLMGVRPNGMMDTPEYRVDVNWDRAGALGVPLGSIHSTLATAFGSSYVNDFIQAGRVKKVYVQADAPFRRLPQDMEKLYVRNTAGKMVPFSAFATGRWSQGAPKLERYNAFPSMNIQGQPAPGHSTGEAMTAMEELVAKLPQGISFDWSGLSYQERMATKQGPLLYAFSIFVIFLCVAALYESWTIPLANLLMLPLGVFGAIVASSWREMPNDVYFQIGFLTTMGLSTKNAILIIQFIKERMGAGQGLIEATLDAVKTRFRPVMMTSLAFFFGVLPLAIAGGAGAGAMNALGTAVCGGMLSATFIDLIFIPLFFVLVSQIFGKKEEKPGDKQGPTCPVNSSDTSNKQNTSEQKKTLPSSGQSKQLAASRPTEVQSS, encoded by the coding sequence ATGCTCTCAAAGTTTTTCCTCGACAGACCCGTCTTTGCTTGGGTCATAGCCATCATCATCATGGCCTTGGGCGCGTTGTCCATCTACCAGATGCCCATAGCCCAATATCCACCCATTGCGCCGCCAGCCATCGCCATTGATGCCTTTTTCCCCGGCGCATCTGCCGAGACCGTGGAGAATACGGTCACCCAGATCGTGGAACAGAAAATGACCGGTCTGGACGATATGCTCTACCTCTCCGGCACCAGCTCGTCTTCCGGCGCCTCACGGGTGGAACTGACCTTTGCCGCCGGGACTGATCCTGATCTGGCTTGGGCTAAGGTCCAGAACAAGCTCCAGCTGGCCCTTGCCAGTCTGCCGGATGTGGTTCAGCGTTCCGGGGTAAAGGTGAGCAAGTCCACCCGGAATTGGCTGCTCATCCCGGCCCTGATTTCGGAAGACGGGAGCATGGACAGCAACGACCTTCAGGATTATGCCCAGTCCAACCTGGAAAAAGTCCTGGCCCGTATCCCCGGTGTCGGTGAGGTCCAGCCCTTCGGCTCCCAGTACGCCATGCGGATCTGGATCAACCCGGACAAGCTGACCAGCTACAGCCTCACCTTTGCCGACGTGATGACGGCCCTGCGTTCTTATAACGTGGAGGTCTCTGCTGGCCAGCTGGGTGGGACCCCGTCCGAAAAAGGCCAGCGGCTGAATGCGCCCATTGTGGTCCAGCATCTCTTGCAAACCCCGGAGGAGTTTGCCGAGATCCCCATCCGGATCAATCAGGACGGTTCTGCGGTCCGGGTCAAGGATGTGGGCCGCACCGAATTGGCTATCGAGCGCAGCGACTCCGTGGTTCGGAGTAACGGTCGTCCTGCCGCTGGTATGGCAGTGCGGCAGGCAGCAGGGGCCAACGCTCTGGAGACGGCAACGGCCATCAAGAAAAAGCTGGAAGAGATGAGTAAGTTCTTCCCGCCCAGCGTCAAGGTGATTTATCCCTACGATACCACCCCCTTTACCAAGGTGTCCATTGACGAGGTGATCAAAACCCTGTTTGAGGCGATCATCCTGGTCTTCATCATCATGTACGTGTTCATGGGCAATATCCGGGCCACGATCATCCCGACCATTGCCGTGCCCGTGGTCCTGCTGGGTACCTTTGCTGTGCTCGGCTTTGCCGGGTACTCGGTCAATATGCTGACCATGTTTGCTATGGTGCTGGCCATTGGTTTGCTGGTGGATGATGCCATTGTGGTGGTGGAGAACGTGGAGCGGATCATGAGCGAGGAAGGCTTGCCGCCCAAGGAGGCCACGGCCAAGTCTATGGATGAGATCACCAGTGCCCTGATCGGTATCGGGCTGGTGCTGTCAGCGGTCTTCGGACCCATGGCCTTTTTTCCCGGCTCCACCGGGGTGCTCTATCGCCAGTTTTCCGTCACCCTGATTGCGGCTATGTCCTTTTCTGTGATAGTCGCCCTTATTCTGACCCCAGTCCTTTGCGCCTCTTTCCTCCGCCCGGTCAAGGCAGGGCATGAGCCTTCGGAGAATGCGATTTTTTTCATGCGTCCTTTTTTCAAGGTTTTTGAATGGTGCTTTGGTGGTATCCGTAACCTGTACGTCCGTTTCGTCGCCTTTTCCCTGCGGACGAAATTCATCTTTATAGTCTTTTACCTGCTCATCGTGGCCCTGGTTGGTTTTCTCCTGCAACGGATGCCCACCTCCTATATCCCGGACGAAGATCAGGGCATGGTTCTGGTCCAGATTATGTTGCCTTCCGGTTCCACTCTGGAGCAGACCGAGGCCGTGGTGACCAAGGTTCGGAATTATTTTCTCGAAAATGAGCCAGAGGCCGTGAAAAACGTCATGACCATTTCCGGGCGTAACTTTGGCGGGCAGGGCCAGAATCTGGCTATGAGCTTTGTTAAGCTCAAGGACTGGGAAAAAAGGCAGCGGCCTGATCTCAAGGTCAAGCCCATTGCCGGGCGGGCTATGGGGGCCTTGTCGCAGATAAAAGAGGCCAAGATCTTTGCCTTTCCGCCCCCGCCAGTGCTGGAGCTGGGTATGGCCAATGGCTTTGACTTTCAGCTCCAGGACCGAGGCGGCGTAGGCCATGAAGCCCTGACTGCGGCCCGCAACCAGCTGCTCGGTATGGCAGCCCAGGACTCCCGCCTGATGGGGGTTCGTCCCAATGGCATGATGGATACCCCGGAATATCGGGTGGACGTGAACTGGGATCGGGCCGGTGCCTTGGGCGTGCCGCTCGGTTCCATCCACAGCACCTTGGCTACCGCCTTTGGCAGTTCCTATGTCAACGATTTTATTCAGGCAGGCCGGGTCAAGAAGGTCTATGTCCAGGCCGATGCACCCTTTCGTCGTTTACCGCAGGATATGGAGAAACTGTATGTTCGGAATACAGCTGGCAAGATGGTCCCCTTTTCCGCCTTTGCCACAGGTCGTTGGAGCCAAGGAGCACCCAAGCTGGAACGCTATAATGCCTTTCCATCTATGAATATCCAGGGTCAGCCAGCACCCGGTCATAGCACGGGTGAGGCCATGACAGCAATGGAAGAGCTGGTTGCTAAACTGCCCCAGGGGATCAGTTTTGACTGGAGCGGTCTGTCCTATCAGGAGCGGATGGCCACCAAGCAGGGGCCGTTGCTGTACGCTTTTTCTATCTTTGTCATCTTTCTCTGTGTGGCAGCCCTGTATGAGAGCTGGACCATTCCTCTGGCTAATCTCCTCATGCTCCCCTTGGGTGTATTCGGGGCTATTGTTGCCTCCTCATGGCGCGAGATGCCCAATGATGTCTATTTTCAGATCGGTTTTCTGACTACTATGGGGCTATCCACCAAGAACGCTATCCTGATCATCCAATTTATCAAGGAGCGGATGGGGGCAGGGCAGGGCCTGATTGAGGCCACCCTGGATGCGGTCAAGACCCGGTTTCGTCCGGTCATGATGACTTCGCTGGCCTTTTTCTTTGGGGTGCTGCCGCTGGCCATTGCTGGCGGCGCAGGCGCAGGCGCGATGAATGCCCTGGGTACGGCGGTTTGTGGTGGTATGCTTTCAGCCACCTTTATTGACCTGATTTTTATCCCGCTTTTCTTTGTCTTGGTCTCCCAGATTTTTGGGAAGAAAGAGGAGAAGCCGGGGGATAAGCAGGGGCCAACATGCCCCGTGAACTCATCCGACACGTCGAATAAGCAGAATACTTCGGAGCAAAAAAAGACCTTACCGTCTTCTGGACAATCAAAGCAGCTTGCTGCTTCTCGCCCCACGGAGGTGCAGTCATCATGA
- a CDS encoding DUF6516 family protein, whose amino-acid sequence MIATYFMEVEQVLQEFPNIQGSTLRKKQYNSRQGCISGSVEFDTGCRLEFMELKDTDRSAKIKYRYQYMDQRNACLFRYDNAPHHPDVATHPHHKHEREEVTESCEPTLYDVLLEIAEQEK is encoded by the coding sequence ATGATTGCAACCTACTTCATGGAAGTTGAGCAGGTGCTTCAGGAGTTCCCGAATATACAGGGTTCAACGCTCAGAAAAAAGCAGTATAACAGCAGACAGGGCTGTATCAGCGGTTCTGTAGAGTTTGATACCGGCTGTCGTCTTGAATTCATGGAGCTTAAGGATACCGACAGATCGGCAAAGATCAAATATCGCTATCAGTATATGGATCAGCGGAACGCCTGCCTTTTTCGCTACGACAATGCACCGCATCATCCTGATGTGGCAACGCATCCTCATCATAAACATGAGAGGGAAGAGGTCACGGAGAGTTGTGAACCCACCTTGTACGACGTACTGTTGGAAATCGCGGAACAGGAAAAGTGA
- the secD gene encoding protein translocase subunit SecD has translation MNTNLKIKIGLLFTLILFSAMTIVPSFYEDSPDWWRKYLAPQGLKLGLDLQGGVHMVLRVDLDKAVSNSLGLSAQDLKKGLAKKNISVVQLDSPDPAQVIFTLPNTGVLGEINEIIKDDFPDLDIDVQSEAGTFPRITLKLTQDKIDFVRQNAVDQSLEIIRNRVDQFGVGDPVIVRQGEDEIVVQLPGIKDHERAKDLIKSTAQLEFKLVARHSVNLQELVDQAKVAGQWQEGGDAEQLKQLNLALQASLPKGTEIAFQLIVDEQNPKKENKKPVLLESPVLMTGDMVKDARVGYGGTFNEPLVSLSLTSDGGDIFADITEANVNRQLAIVLDGVVRSAPNINERILGGSAQISGSFTHTEASDLAIVLRVGALPAPVEIIQNMTVGASLGQDSINKGLMSGLFGALSVLIFMVIYYRLSGVIADMALALNILFVFAGLAMLGATLTLPGIAGIILSVGMAVDANVLIFERMREEFALGKSARSGVDTGFGKAFSSIVDSQVTTLITALALFLFGTGPIKGFAVTLSLGIIFNLFAVLFCTRLAYDWLFSSRKLHELKFMQFVRKPNFDFMGVKKIAFTASALLVIFGTVSFVEILLGQANLGVDFSGGSLLQYKADQPFQLKPIRDALKNGNFGSVDLQQVTGENRLIVKVKKTEETVGHLGDEITAVLAKQQGKTFVLESQSEIGSSVSNVLRNKAIEAIVISLIGVLLYLAIRFDFSFGLAAAAATFHDVLVVLGICWILDVEVNLLLVTALLTLAGYSLNDSVVVFDRIRENMGRFHEKDFNEIINISINDTLGRSMVTSLTTSLVLFALFFFGGSAIHDFSFALLAGVLVGTYSSIFIASPLLSLKKR, from the coding sequence ATGAATACCAACCTGAAAATCAAGATCGGGCTACTTTTTACCCTCATCCTCTTTTCCGCCATGACCATTGTGCCCTCTTTTTATGAGGATTCGCCGGATTGGTGGAGGAAATATCTGGCACCGCAAGGGCTGAAACTCGGTCTCGACCTTCAGGGCGGTGTCCATATGGTTCTGCGGGTCGATCTGGACAAGGCGGTTTCCAACTCCCTTGGTCTTTCTGCTCAGGACCTGAAAAAGGGCCTGGCAAAGAAAAACATCTCCGTAGTGCAGTTGGACTCTCCCGATCCTGCCCAGGTTATTTTCACCTTGCCCAATACTGGCGTTCTGGGGGAGATCAATGAAATTATTAAAGACGATTTTCCCGACCTGGACATTGATGTACAGTCAGAAGCGGGCACCTTTCCCCGCATCACCCTAAAATTAACCCAAGATAAGATCGATTTTGTTCGTCAGAACGCTGTTGACCAATCCCTGGAGATTATCAGAAACCGTGTCGATCAATTCGGCGTGGGCGATCCGGTCATTGTCCGTCAGGGCGAAGATGAGATTGTGGTCCAGCTGCCCGGCATTAAAGACCATGAACGGGCAAAAGACCTGATCAAGAGCACAGCCCAGCTGGAGTTTAAACTGGTTGCCCGGCACAGTGTAAATTTGCAAGAACTGGTTGATCAGGCAAAAGTCGCTGGTCAATGGCAGGAAGGCGGTGATGCTGAACAGCTCAAACAGCTTAACCTCGCCCTCCAGGCTAGCCTGCCCAAGGGAACAGAAATTGCCTTCCAGCTTATTGTGGATGAGCAAAACCCGAAAAAGGAAAACAAGAAGCCTGTCCTGCTGGAAAGCCCGGTACTCATGACCGGTGACATGGTCAAGGATGCTCGGGTCGGCTACGGCGGTACCTTTAACGAACCCTTGGTCAGCCTGAGCCTCACCAGTGACGGCGGTGATATATTTGCTGATATTACTGAGGCCAACGTCAACAGGCAGCTGGCCATTGTCCTGGACGGCGTGGTACGCTCCGCCCCGAACATTAACGAACGTATTCTCGGCGGTTCAGCCCAGATCTCTGGAAGCTTCACCCATACAGAGGCCAGTGATCTGGCCATTGTCCTCCGGGTTGGTGCCTTGCCTGCCCCGGTTGAGATCATCCAGAACATGACGGTCGGTGCCAGCTTAGGACAGGACTCCATCAACAAAGGGCTGATGTCCGGTCTGTTCGGAGCCCTGTCAGTTCTGATCTTCATGGTCATCTACTATCGACTCTCCGGGGTGATTGCCGATATGGCCCTGGCCCTGAATATCCTCTTTGTCTTTGCCGGGCTGGCCATGCTCGGGGCCACCCTGACCCTGCCCGGCATTGCCGGTATCATCCTCTCTGTCGGCATGGCGGTGGATGCCAATGTACTGATCTTTGAGCGTATGCGGGAAGAGTTCGCCCTGGGCAAATCAGCCCGGTCCGGGGTGGACACCGGTTTCGGCAAGGCCTTCTCGTCTATTGTCGATTCCCAGGTCACCACGCTGATTACGGCTTTGGCTCTGTTTCTTTTCGGTACTGGCCCGATCAAAGGCTTTGCCGTTACCCTGTCCCTAGGTATTATCTTCAACCTCTTTGCGGTCCTGTTCTGCACCCGGTTGGCTTACGACTGGCTGTTCAGCAGTCGAAAATTGCATGAGTTGAAATTTATGCAATTTGTCCGAAAACCCAATTTTGATTTCATGGGGGTAAAAAAGATTGCCTTTACCGCCTCAGCACTGCTTGTTATTTTCGGTACCGTGTCCTTTGTCGAGATCCTGCTCGGTCAGGCCAATCTCGGGGTTGACTTCTCTGGCGGTTCGCTGTTGCAGTACAAGGCGGACCAACCGTTTCAGCTGAAACCTATTCGGGATGCCCTGAAAAACGGAAATTTCGGTTCCGTGGATCTCCAACAGGTGACCGGAGAAAATCGTCTGATCGTGAAGGTGAAAAAGACAGAAGAAACAGTGGGTCACTTGGGTGATGAGATTACGGCGGTGCTGGCCAAGCAACAAGGCAAGACCTTTGTGCTGGAGAGCCAGTCCGAGATCGGCTCCTCGGTATCCAATGTTCTGCGGAATAAGGCCATTGAGGCCATTGTTATTTCTCTGATCGGCGTATTGCTCTACCTCGCTATCCGCTTTGACTTTAGCTTCGGCTTAGCAGCTGCGGCAGCCACCTTCCACGATGTGCTGGTGGTACTGGGCATCTGTTGGATACTCGATGTAGAGGTGAACCTGCTCCTGGTTACGGCCCTGCTCACCCTAGCAGGCTATTCTCTGAACGACTCGGTGGTTGTCTTTGACCGCATCCGAGAAAACATGGGGCGTTTCCATGAGAAAGACTTTAACGAGATCATCAACATCAGTATCAACGATACACTGGGCCGGTCTATGGTGACCTCGCTGACCACCTCTCTGGTTCTGTTTGCCCTGTTCTTCTTCGGCGGTTCAGCAATCCATGATTTCTCGTTTGCCTTGCTGGCCGGTGTGCTTGTGGGTACCTATTCTTCAATATTTATTGCCAGCCCGCTGCTTTCTTTAAAGAAGCGGTAA
- the larB gene encoding nickel pincer cofactor biosynthesis protein LarB, protein MNEHKLFFLLQQVKNGRINPEQALKKIRLPPVEVLDAARLDHHRILRTGLPEAVFGESKTVDQLVDILRAMLKRPTVVLATRIDPSKAEQICARIKGLRYHETSCLLTGNEEYIPENISRGTVEVVTAGTSDMPVAEEARLCLKYFGHKVDTLYDAGVAGIHRILAHGERLQQANVLIVVAGMEGALPSVVAGMTPAPVIAVPSSIGYGTGAGGFSALLGMLNSCASGMAVVNIDNGFGAACMAAAINRKRFQPESAEHFSPPTE, encoded by the coding sequence ATGAATGAACACAAACTTTTTTTTTTACTGCAACAGGTTAAAAACGGAAGGATAAACCCTGAACAGGCCCTAAAAAAAATACGCCTACCGCCAGTTGAAGTATTAGACGCAGCTCGACTGGATCATCACCGCATTCTCCGCACCGGACTTCCTGAGGCTGTTTTCGGTGAAAGCAAAACCGTGGATCAGCTGGTAGACATTCTCCGGGCCATGCTTAAACGTCCAACCGTGGTGCTGGCCACCCGCATTGATCCAAGCAAGGCAGAACAAATCTGCGCCCGAATTAAGGGACTGAGGTACCACGAGACCTCCTGCTTACTGACCGGCAACGAAGAGTATATCCCCGAAAATATCAGCAGAGGAACCGTGGAGGTGGTGACAGCAGGGACGTCCGACATGCCGGTTGCCGAGGAAGCACGACTCTGCCTCAAATATTTCGGCCATAAGGTCGACACGCTGTATGATGCCGGAGTCGCTGGCATCCATCGCATTCTCGCCCACGGAGAACGGCTTCAACAGGCTAATGTTCTCATCGTGGTGGCTGGTATGGAAGGGGCATTGCCCTCAGTGGTGGCCGGCATGACCCCAGCACCGGTGATCGCCGTGCCCAGCTCCATCGGCTACGGGACTGGAGCAGGGGGATTTTCGGCACTACTCGGCATGCTCAACAGCTGCGCTTCTGGGATGGCTGTGGTCAATATCGACAACGGATTCGGAGCTGCCTGTATGGCTGCCGCGATCAACAGGAAACGATTTCAGCCCGAGTCGGCAGAGCATTTTTCGCCTCCTACAGAGTAA
- a CDS encoding efflux transporter outer membrane subunit, with protein MKKIIIRKIQTLSFAALPALLLSSGCTLAPEYIRPKDPVPAEWPQGDAYKKLKADAIEKVAGIPWKEFFTDAKLRKVIKSALKNNRDLRIAALNVERAQAMYGIQRSSLLPSVNGTAGMVQEHRSADLISADSSRSMEQYSLNLGVTAWELDFFGRVRSLSDQALEEYLATDEARRSAELALISQVARAYLTLAADQENLKLAKATLESQQDSYDLINKSFENGLANELDLRRARTEVEAAERDIPRFTRMVAQDRNALNLLVGKPVPKKLLPDELHSVAALKDIDPGLPSAVLLNRPDIIAAEHKLKGAYAFIGAARASVFPRISLTASAGTASDELSGLFGSGTGIWSFVPQLQVPLFDPRVWKAIQVSKVDQKLVLTQYEKTVQTAFKEVADALAVQGTISEQLAAQEALVASAEATYELSDKRYAMGLDSYLSVLDAHRSLYAQQQAVISLRLARLSSQVTLYTVLGGGQEEQGKQGGKKL; from the coding sequence ATGAAAAAGATCATCATAAGAAAAATACAGACCTTGTCTTTCGCTGCCTTACCTGCGCTGCTGTTATCCAGCGGATGCACCTTGGCCCCGGAGTATATTCGCCCAAAAGATCCTGTGCCAGCAGAGTGGCCGCAAGGGGATGCCTATAAAAAGCTGAAGGCTGATGCGATTGAAAAGGTCGCAGGGATTCCGTGGAAGGAGTTTTTCACGGATGCCAAGCTGCGCAAGGTTATTAAGAGTGCCTTGAAGAATAACCGCGATCTGCGGATAGCGGCCCTGAATGTGGAACGGGCCCAGGCCATGTACGGGATTCAGCGTTCAAGCCTGCTTCCCTCTGTCAATGGGACGGCAGGGATGGTACAGGAACATCGCTCTGCTGATCTGATCAGTGCAGACAGTTCAAGGAGTATGGAACAGTACAGTCTTAACTTGGGAGTGACAGCCTGGGAATTGGACTTCTTCGGTCGTGTCCGCAGCTTGAGCGATCAGGCCCTGGAGGAATATCTGGCCACGGACGAGGCCCGGCGCAGCGCGGAACTGGCCCTGATCAGTCAGGTGGCCCGCGCCTACTTGACTCTGGCTGCGGATCAAGAAAATCTCAAACTAGCCAAAGCCACCCTGGAAAGCCAGCAGGATTCGTATGACCTGATCAACAAGAGCTTTGAAAACGGACTGGCTAACGAGCTTGATTTACGTCGGGCGCGAACCGAAGTGGAGGCCGCCGAGCGAGATATCCCCCGTTTTACCCGGATGGTGGCCCAGGACCGAAACGCTTTGAACCTGCTGGTTGGTAAGCCAGTGCCGAAAAAACTGCTGCCTGATGAACTGCATTCCGTGGCTGCGCTCAAGGATATCGATCCCGGCCTGCCTTCAGCTGTGCTGCTCAACCGGCCCGACATTATTGCGGCGGAGCATAAGCTCAAGGGGGCCTATGCCTTTATCGGCGCGGCCCGGGCCTCGGTTTTTCCCCGTATCTCTCTGACCGCCTCGGCAGGCACGGCCAGCGATGAACTGTCCGGGCTGTTCGGTTCCGGTACCGGTATCTGGAGCTTTGTGCCCCAGCTGCAAGTTCCGCTTTTTGACCCTCGCGTCTGGAAGGCCATCCAGGTGAGTAAGGTTGATCAGAAGCTTGTGCTGACCCAGTACGAAAAGACTGTGCAGACGGCCTTTAAAGAAGTGGCAGATGCCTTGGCTGTGCAAGGCACGATCAGCGAGCAGCTGGCTGCTCAGGAGGCCTTGGTGGCATCTGCCGAGGCAACTTATGAGCTTTCCGATAAGCGTTATGCTATGGGGCTGGATAGCTATCTCAGCGTGCTGGATGCCCATCGTTCGCTCTATGCCCAGCAGCAGGCTGTGATTTCCCTCCGGCTAGCCCGGCTTTCCAGTCAGGTTACCCTGTACACGGTACTAGGGGGTGGGCAGGAAGAACAGGGCAAACAGGGTGGAAAGAAACTGTAG